One segment of Stenotrophomonas sp. SAU14A_NAIMI4_8 DNA contains the following:
- a CDS encoding acyl-CoA dehydrogenase family protein, protein MALHPYDLFDVRSLLSEEERAVQDSVARFTNERVLPIIGDAFDQARFPDELVPEIAALGLLGATLPSEYGGGDLGAVSYGLICQELERGDSGLRSFVSVQSSLCMYPIYAYGSEEQRRQWLPAMARGELIGRFGLTEAHGGSDPAAMKTRAVRDGSDWRISGSKMWITSGPVADLAIVWAQTEDGIQGFVLEKGMAGFTSQEIKHKMSLRASLTGALYFDDVRVPDSHRLPNVKGLKGPLGCLTQARFGISWGPIGSAIACLDEALGYAKERVLFGRPLAATQSAQIKLAEMARRITTAQLLALQLGRLKEAGQLKPQQVSLAKWNNCRMAIDIARECRDLLGGAGITTEHVAIRHALNLESVITYEGTETVHQLVIGRELTGINAF, encoded by the coding sequence ATGGCTTTGCATCCGTACGATCTGTTCGATGTCCGTTCCCTGCTCAGCGAGGAAGAACGCGCGGTGCAGGACAGCGTGGCCCGCTTCACCAACGAACGGGTGCTGCCCATCATCGGCGATGCGTTCGACCAGGCGCGCTTTCCCGACGAACTGGTGCCGGAGATCGCCGCACTGGGCCTGCTGGGCGCGACGCTGCCGTCCGAATACGGCGGCGGCGACCTGGGCGCGGTCAGCTACGGCCTGATCTGCCAGGAGCTGGAACGCGGCGATTCGGGCCTGCGCAGTTTCGTTTCCGTGCAGAGCTCGCTGTGCATGTACCCCATCTACGCCTACGGCAGCGAGGAACAGCGGCGGCAGTGGTTGCCGGCGATGGCCCGTGGCGAGCTGATCGGCCGCTTCGGCCTGACCGAAGCGCATGGTGGTTCGGACCCGGCCGCGATGAAGACCCGCGCGGTACGCGACGGCAGCGACTGGCGCATCAGCGGCAGCAAGATGTGGATCACCAGCGGCCCGGTGGCCGACCTGGCCATTGTCTGGGCGCAGACCGAAGACGGCATCCAGGGCTTCGTGCTGGAAAAGGGCATGGCCGGTTTCACCAGCCAGGAGATCAAGCACAAGATGAGCCTGCGCGCCTCGCTGACCGGTGCGCTGTACTTCGACGACGTGCGCGTGCCCGACAGCCACCGCCTGCCCAACGTGAAGGGGCTGAAGGGGCCGCTGGGCTGCCTGACCCAGGCCCGCTTCGGCATCAGCTGGGGCCCGATCGGTTCGGCCATTGCCTGCCTGGACGAAGCGCTGGGCTATGCCAAGGAGCGGGTGCTGTTCGGCCGGCCGTTGGCCGCCACCCAGAGCGCGCAGATCAAGCTGGCCGAAATGGCCCGCCGCATCACCACCGCGCAGCTGCTGGCCCTGCAGCTGGGGCGCCTGAAGGAAGCTGGCCAGCTGAAGCCGCAGCAGGTCAGCCTGGCCAAGTGGAACAACTGCCGCATGGCGATTGATATCGCCCGCGAATGCCGCGACCTGCTGGGCGGGGCCGGCATCACCACCGAACACGTGGCGATCCGCCATGCGCTGAACCTGGAATCGGTGATTACCTATGAAGGCACCGAGACCGTGCACCAGCTGGTGATTGGCCGCGAGCTGACCGGTATCAACGCGTTCTGA
- a CDS encoding response regulator transcription factor, producing the protein MTLRIIIADDHPVVRIGTRAVIESSGVGRVVGEADNAQALIALLANQPCDLLVTDYSMPGSAQADGFAMIGMIRRRYPDLPVLLLSVSNNLAILRMVLDSGVLGLVDKSSSMEELPQAIQAVYRGQSYISRSLRERVEEAGSWRMREGDGKPLSPREVEVLRLLGTGMTVKEISLQLHKSVSTISRQKGDAMLKLGLKGDAELFDYLRDGKI; encoded by the coding sequence ATGACCTTGCGCATCATCATCGCAGACGATCACCCCGTGGTCCGCATCGGAACCCGCGCGGTCATCGAATCCAGTGGCGTGGGCCGGGTGGTTGGCGAAGCCGACAATGCCCAGGCCCTGATCGCACTGCTGGCCAACCAGCCCTGCGACCTGCTGGTCACCGACTATTCCATGCCCGGCAGCGCCCAGGCCGACGGCTTCGCGATGATCGGCATGATCCGCCGCCGCTATCCCGATCTGCCGGTGCTGCTGCTCAGCGTGTCCAACAACCTGGCCATCCTGCGCATGGTGCTGGACAGCGGCGTGCTCGGCCTGGTGGACAAGAGCTCGTCCATGGAAGAACTGCCACAGGCGATCCAGGCGGTCTACCGCGGCCAGTCCTACATCAGCCGCAGCCTGCGCGAGCGCGTGGAAGAGGCCGGCAGCTGGCGCATGCGCGAAGGCGACGGCAAGCCGCTGTCACCGCGCGAAGTGGAAGTGCTGCGCCTGCTCGGCACCGGCATGACCGTGAAGGAGATCTCGCTGCAGCTGCACAAGAGCGTCAGCACCATCAGCCGGCAGAAAGGCGATGCCATGCTGAAGCTGGGGCTGAAGGGCGACGCCGAGCTGTTCGACTACCTGCGCGACGGCAAAATCTGA
- a CDS encoding tRNA (cytidine(34)-2'-O)-methyltransferase: MNAAPQFHVILFQPEIPPNTGNVIRLCANTGAQLHLVEPLGFALEDKQLKRAGLDYHEYSRLQVHPDLDTALARIAPKRLFALSTRASVRYDSVAFEDGDAFLFGPESRGLPQDLLDALPDGQRLRLPMQPGNRSLNLSNTVAVLMYEAWRQHGFAGGT; this comes from the coding sequence ATGAATGCCGCGCCCCAGTTCCACGTGATCCTGTTCCAACCGGAAATCCCGCCCAACACGGGCAACGTGATCCGGCTCTGTGCCAACACCGGCGCGCAGCTGCACCTGGTCGAACCGCTCGGGTTCGCACTGGAAGACAAGCAGCTCAAGCGCGCCGGGCTGGACTACCACGAGTATTCGCGCCTGCAGGTGCACCCCGACCTGGACACCGCGCTGGCGCGCATCGCGCCGAAGCGGCTGTTCGCACTCAGTACCCGGGCCAGCGTGCGCTACGACAGCGTGGCCTTTGAAGACGGCGATGCATTCCTGTTCGGCCCGGAAAGCCGTGGCCTGCCGCAGGATCTGCTCGACGCCCTGCCCGACGGCCAGCGCCTGCGCCTGCCGATGCAGCCGGGCAACCGCAGCCTCAACCTGTCCAACACCGTGGCCGTACTGATGTACGAAGCCTGGCGCCAGCACGGGTTTGCCGGCGGCACGTAA
- a CDS encoding XVIPCD domain-containing protein, translating into MAQRDYSRQEVLDIIEQVAQRKGIPSEDFLRFAHIETGGQFDERAHNSRTDAKGLFQFLPSSARQYGLSGHEYDPTRNTEAAADMFQRNLADMEKRHARTGHPYLSGEASPTGLDLYLAHQQGAAGYGSIQTAIATGTFGVVRDGHGEPINMRPRIMGQIGSDIEALTGHTRAEMRTMNDKDLASTFAQYYDRKYDGISIPEKNIAAISADAPARSAPVQAAAGPTQTVPAPTAATVSAAAAANQDKPGIALTAAYDAGVKYDDVKYAINIASSQYYRGNGITGKNVDQGYADCSGWVGTMLNKTQDEINQKAGHAVYGDADKIKLGFAGSGGIVQQAYKDSGVLLQRDDILKPGALQEGMVIGLDTAKTKHEHWNGIDHIVMVVRDPNTDKLLISQSTGKLGVHTMPVEDYLKQVENHPNWKLFASDPLHKARDLLENRSQTQQHEQGKEAPAQAAASAPRSEIHRNGDHSEGVRKAQEQLGHLGYVGADGKPLFEDGKFGRNTEAAVREFQKDNGLAVDGIIGPKTLDAINDARERPLLNDERHPRNPMYNQAVHGLEQLPPGTFKDRHALEATAATLTRDAHAAGLQRIDSVVPSMNGERLFAVQGAMGDPAAVRASVDAKAASEQSVALSSGAVQGAPNVLQQQDDQQQEQVRQNQRAMGH; encoded by the coding sequence ATGGCACAACGTGACTACAGCAGACAGGAAGTTCTCGACATCATCGAACAGGTGGCCCAGCGCAAGGGCATTCCCAGCGAAGACTTCCTGCGCTTTGCCCATATCGAGACCGGCGGCCAGTTCGACGAACGCGCGCACAACAGCCGCACCGACGCCAAGGGGCTGTTCCAGTTCCTGCCGTCGTCGGCGCGCCAGTACGGCCTGAGTGGCCACGAGTACGACCCGACCCGCAACACTGAAGCGGCCGCGGACATGTTCCAGCGCAACCTGGCCGACATGGAAAAGCGCCACGCGCGCACCGGCCACCCGTACCTGTCCGGCGAAGCATCGCCCACCGGCCTGGACCTGTACCTGGCCCACCAGCAGGGTGCGGCCGGTTACGGCTCCATCCAGACCGCCATCGCCACCGGCACCTTCGGCGTGGTGCGTGATGGCCATGGCGAACCGATCAACATGCGCCCGCGCATCATGGGCCAGATCGGCAGCGACATCGAAGCGCTGACCGGCCACACCCGCGCGGAAATGCGCACGATGAACGACAAGGACCTGGCCAGCACCTTCGCCCAGTACTACGACCGCAAGTACGACGGCATCAGCATTCCGGAAAAGAACATCGCCGCCATCAGCGCCGATGCGCCGGCGCGCAGCGCACCGGTGCAGGCCGCTGCGGGCCCGACCCAGACCGTGCCGGCGCCCACCGCCGCCACCGTGTCGGCTGCAGCGGCGGCCAACCAGGACAAGCCGGGCATCGCCCTGACCGCCGCCTACGATGCCGGCGTGAAGTACGACGATGTGAAGTACGCAATCAACATCGCGTCCAGCCAGTACTACCGTGGCAACGGCATCACCGGCAAGAACGTGGACCAGGGCTACGCGGACTGCTCCGGCTGGGTCGGCACGATGCTGAACAAGACCCAGGACGAGATCAACCAGAAGGCCGGCCACGCCGTCTATGGCGATGCCGACAAGATCAAGCTGGGCTTCGCCGGTTCCGGCGGCATCGTGCAGCAGGCCTACAAGGATTCGGGCGTGCTGCTGCAGCGCGACGACATCCTGAAGCCGGGCGCGCTGCAGGAAGGCATGGTGATCGGCCTGGACACGGCCAAGACCAAGCACGAGCACTGGAACGGCATCGACCACATCGTGATGGTGGTGCGCGACCCCAACACCGACAAGCTGCTGATCAGCCAGTCCACCGGCAAGCTGGGCGTGCACACCATGCCGGTGGAGGACTACCTGAAGCAGGTGGAAAACCACCCGAACTGGAAGCTGTTCGCCTCCGACCCGCTGCACAAGGCGCGCGACCTGCTGGAAAACCGCAGCCAGACCCAGCAGCACGAACAGGGCAAGGAAGCACCTGCGCAGGCCGCCGCCAGCGCACCGCGCAGCGAGATCCACCGCAATGGCGACCACAGCGAAGGCGTGCGCAAGGCGCAGGAACAGCTGGGTCACCTGGGCTACGTGGGCGCCGACGGCAAGCCGCTGTTCGAGGATGGCAAGTTCGGCCGCAACACCGAAGCGGCCGTGCGTGAGTTCCAGAAGGACAACGGCCTGGCCGTGGACGGCATCATCGGCCCGAAGACGCTCGATGCCATCAACGATGCGCGCGAACGTCCGCTGCTGAACGACGAACGCCACCCGCGCAACCCGATGTACAACCAGGCCGTGCACGGTCTGGAGCAGTTGCCGCCGGGTACGTTCAAGGACCGCCACGCGCTGGAAGCCACCGCCGCCACGCTCACCCGCGACGCCCATGCCGCCGGTCTGCAGCGCATCGATTCGGTGGTGCCCAGCATGAACGGTGAGCGCCTGTTCGCCGTGCAAGGCGCAATGGGCGACCCGGCCGCCGTGCGCGCCTCGGTCGATGCCAAGGCCGCCAGCGAACAGAGCGTGGCCCTGAGCAGCGGTGCCGTGCAGGGCGCACCGAACGTGCTGCAGCAGCAGGACGATCAGCAGCAGGAACAGGTGCGCCAGAACCAGCGCGCGATGGGGCACTGA
- a CDS encoding transporter substrate-binding domain-containing protein yields the protein MRNGAVRGWVLLLGLLGLSLLAQAEPGPLPLTPLQRQFLAAHPVVVVGQYDSGWPPYEFLQDDRPAGLGPDYLSLLTRQLGSKLEFRRYPDWNAVLDAACRGEIDVVMNIALSAERTRCMVYTRAYAEAPLAMVGRPGDLRASEAPDLDGLRVVIEQDFMTAPQVRARFPRARQLVANNTQAALEMVRDDKADVFIGNAYVATELIAQEKLQGVVLLRPSDLPPERLHFGVPNGKQPLAEALDLALAASSASQQEALVQRWLPPLQWSASAQLALSQAEKRVLQEPLKIGFPPNAAPLSFADAGGQPTGLAAEYLRLLVKAGANLQIEPSHDWFEVRAKAKRGDVQAVMGIPLDSQYLGPDWVFSQPFISVPNVIVTAQGSPVLLGLADLQGKRVLLSDPERVRGYVLQQAPQARIIPARSAEQALQRLLDGDADAYVGNLALVDHMLRERFPGRLQIAAPAGFNDQLALAVNHRHAALATTFDRLLLQMTPRERESLRGDWLAVEYRQGVHWGGLLRWIIPLLLVLLTAATVHGLGHWRLRREVAGRRHVEQRLAEVTDNLPAIVYQARRAADGTLTFPFIAGDVQALFGITRQQAMEETGALLGRIAPDDRAVILQATAQAARHFAALSFEFRVLTEDDSQRWVRSQAHPYAAEAGAVTWSGYWVDVSEARAQADALAAAKVEAEQAADAKSRFLATMSHEIRTPMSGVLGMLEVLSHSPLDQEQQRIITVIEDSAQMLRQILDDILDYSRMEAGALRLAPVPMPLRPLLDSVCRLLSPQATARGLELQVDIDPRLAQAHEVDGVRLRQIVFNLLSNAIKFTNEGHVRLQVDVLGATAEDGSQPLRLTVSDTGIGIAEDQIPHLFAPFTQAGAYIQREHGGTGLGLSICRRLVHKMGGELSLHSVLGEGTRVDVEVALVEARAEDVAALLAEQEQTALLPPALRAARVLVVEDHPTNQAMMAWRLQQLGVPHVLVDDGRQALDRLAKEPFDLVITDCRMPVMDGFAFARLLRERESRNGQPRLPVLALTASVLDDDARRCREAGMDDVLAKPLSLATLRQALLRWLPQAAGLDAAELAAATHAPGELVDATLALPDLAALQQRFGSLQVATQLRDSLLAATTRDMADLHAALRDGDRAQLVQHLHRMAGALGAVGAQGLAARAGALEEQLQQGDEAAMGPLLQQVSEFMALLQQQLQRLAQ from the coding sequence ATGCGGAACGGCGCTGTTCGTGGATGGGTCCTGTTGCTGGGCTTGCTGGGCCTGTCGCTGCTGGCCCAGGCCGAGCCCGGACCCTTGCCGCTCACCCCGTTGCAGCGCCAGTTCCTGGCCGCGCATCCGGTGGTGGTTGTCGGCCAGTATGACAGCGGCTGGCCGCCCTACGAGTTCCTGCAGGATGACCGGCCGGCCGGGCTGGGGCCAGATTACCTGTCGCTTCTGACCCGTCAACTGGGCAGCAAACTGGAGTTCCGTCGCTACCCGGACTGGAATGCGGTGCTGGACGCGGCGTGCCGTGGCGAGATCGATGTGGTGATGAACATCGCCCTGAGCGCCGAGCGCACCCGTTGCATGGTCTACACCCGCGCCTACGCCGAAGCGCCGCTGGCGATGGTGGGCCGACCGGGTGACCTGCGCGCGTCCGAGGCGCCGGATCTGGACGGGCTGCGGGTGGTGATCGAGCAGGATTTCATGACCGCGCCGCAGGTGCGTGCCCGCTTCCCGCGTGCCCGACAGCTTGTCGCAAACAACACGCAAGCCGCGTTGGAAATGGTCAGAGACGACAAAGCTGACGTGTTCATCGGCAATGCCTATGTCGCCACCGAGCTGATCGCCCAGGAAAAACTGCAGGGTGTGGTGCTGCTGCGGCCCAGCGATCTACCGCCCGAGCGGCTGCATTTCGGTGTGCCCAACGGCAAGCAGCCGCTGGCCGAAGCGCTGGACCTGGCGCTGGCGGCCAGCAGCGCCTCGCAGCAGGAGGCGCTGGTACAGCGCTGGCTGCCGCCGCTGCAGTGGTCGGCATCGGCCCAGCTGGCCCTCAGCCAGGCCGAAAAGCGCGTGCTGCAGGAGCCGCTGAAGATCGGCTTCCCGCCCAATGCGGCGCCGCTGTCCTTCGCCGACGCGGGCGGCCAGCCCACGGGCCTGGCCGCCGAATACCTGCGCCTGCTGGTGAAGGCCGGCGCCAACCTGCAGATCGAACCCAGCCACGACTGGTTCGAGGTGCGGGCCAAGGCCAAGCGCGGCGATGTGCAGGCAGTGATGGGCATTCCGCTGGATTCGCAGTACCTGGGGCCCGACTGGGTGTTCAGCCAGCCCTTCATCAGCGTGCCCAATGTGATCGTGACCGCGCAGGGCAGCCCGGTGCTGCTGGGGCTGGCCGACCTGCAGGGCAAGCGCGTGCTGCTGTCCGACCCCGAGCGCGTGCGCGGCTATGTGCTGCAGCAGGCGCCGCAGGCCCGCATCATTCCCGCGCGCAGTGCCGAACAGGCGCTGCAGCGGCTGCTGGACGGTGATGCCGATGCGTACGTGGGCAACCTGGCACTGGTCGACCACATGCTGCGCGAGCGCTTCCCCGGCCGCCTGCAGATTGCCGCACCGGCAGGCTTCAACGACCAGTTGGCGCTTGCGGTGAACCACCGCCATGCCGCCCTGGCCACCACCTTCGACCGCCTGCTGCTGCAGATGACCCCGCGCGAACGCGAATCGCTGCGTGGCGACTGGCTGGCCGTGGAATACCGCCAGGGCGTGCACTGGGGCGGGCTGCTGCGCTGGATCATTCCGCTGCTGCTGGTGCTGCTGACCGCGGCCACCGTGCATGGCCTGGGCCACTGGCGCCTGCGCCGTGAAGTGGCCGGGCGCCGCCACGTGGAGCAGCGCCTGGCCGAGGTGACCGACAACCTGCCGGCAATCGTCTACCAGGCCCGCCGCGCGGCCGACGGCACGCTCACCTTCCCGTTCATTGCCGGCGATGTGCAGGCGCTGTTCGGCATTACGCGGCAGCAGGCGATGGAGGAGACCGGGGCGTTGCTGGGCCGAATCGCGCCCGATGATCGCGCCGTGATCCTGCAGGCCACCGCGCAGGCCGCGCGTCACTTCGCTGCACTGTCGTTCGAGTTCCGCGTGCTGACCGAAGATGACAGTCAGCGCTGGGTACGCAGCCAGGCCCATCCGTATGCCGCCGAGGCCGGTGCGGTGACCTGGAGCGGCTACTGGGTGGATGTGAGCGAGGCGCGCGCGCAGGCCGATGCGCTGGCCGCGGCCAAGGTGGAAGCCGAGCAGGCGGCCGACGCCAAGTCGCGCTTCCTGGCCACGATGAGCCACGAGATCCGCACGCCCATGAGCGGCGTGCTGGGCATGCTGGAAGTGCTGTCCCATTCGCCGCTGGACCAGGAACAGCAGCGCATCATCACCGTGATCGAGGATTCGGCGCAGATGCTGCGGCAGATCCTGGACGACATCCTGGATTATTCGCGCATGGAAGCGGGCGCGCTGCGCCTGGCGCCGGTGCCGATGCCGCTGCGCCCGCTGCTGGACAGCGTGTGCCGGTTGCTTTCGCCGCAGGCCACGGCACGGGGCCTGGAGCTGCAGGTGGACATCGACCCGCGCCTGGCCCAGGCACACGAAGTCGATGGCGTGCGCCTGCGGCAGATCGTCTTCAACCTGCTCAGCAACGCGATCAAGTTCACCAACGAGGGCCATGTGCGCCTGCAGGTGGATGTGCTGGGTGCCACCGCCGAGGATGGCAGCCAGCCGCTGCGACTGACCGTGTCCGATACCGGCATCGGCATTGCCGAGGACCAGATTCCGCACCTGTTCGCGCCCTTCACCCAGGCCGGTGCCTACATCCAGCGCGAGCATGGCGGCACCGGGCTGGGGTTGAGCATCTGCCGGCGCCTGGTGCACAAGATGGGCGGTGAGCTGAGCCTGCACAGTGTGCTGGGCGAAGGCACGCGGGTGGACGTGGAGGTGGCGCTGGTGGAGGCGCGCGCCGAAGACGTGGCCGCGTTGTTGGCCGAGCAGGAACAGACCGCGCTGCTGCCGCCGGCATTGCGGGCGGCGCGCGTGCTGGTGGTGGAAGACCACCCGACCAACCAGGCGATGATGGCCTGGCGCCTGCAGCAGCTGGGCGTGCCGCATGTGCTGGTCGACGACGGGCGGCAGGCCCTGGATCGGCTGGCGAAGGAACCGTTCGATCTGGTGATCACCGACTGCCGCATGCCGGTGATGGATGGCTTCGCCTTCGCCCGCCTGCTGCGCGAGCGTGAGAGCCGCAACGGCCAGCCGCGGCTGCCGGTGCTGGCGCTGACCGCCAGCGTGCTGGACGACGACGCACGGCGTTGCCGCGAGGCGGGCATGGACGATGTGCTGGCCAAGCCGTTGTCGCTGGCCACGCTGCGCCAGGCCTTGCTGCGCTGGCTGCCACAGGCGGCCGGGCTGGATGCGGCCGAGCTGGCCGCCGCCACCCATGCGCCGGGTGAGCTGGTGGATGCAACGCTGGCACTGCCGGATCTGGCGGCGCTGCAACAGCGCTTCGGTTCGCTGCAGGTGGCTACCCAGTTGCGCGACAGCCTGCTGGCCGCCACGACCCGCGACATGGCCGATCTGCACGCCGCGCTGCGCGACGGCGACCGCGCCCAGCTGGTGCAGCACCTGCACCGCATGGCCGGTGCGCTGGGCGCGGTGGGCGCGCAGGGCCTGGCCGCCCGCGCCGGCGCCCTGGAAGAGCAACTGCAGCAGGGCGACGAGGCGGCCATGGGGCCGTTGCTGCAGCAGGTGAGCGAGTTCATGGCCCTGCTGCAACAGCAGTTGCAGCGGCTGGCTCAGTGA
- a CDS encoding c-type cytochrome has translation MRALALPVVFAVALAATACQRPPAAPASPEQARQQAMQRAFELCAGCHTVKAGGIHRFGPNLHGVLGRRAGSLPDYGYSDAMRRADFVWSAQTLDTFLQSPSHMVPGTRMYNAFPSAERRALVIAYLQEHAQ, from the coding sequence ATGCGCGCGCTCGCTCTACCTGTTGTATTCGCCGTGGCCCTGGCGGCCACCGCCTGCCAGCGCCCGCCAGCCGCACCGGCCAGTCCCGAACAGGCACGCCAGCAGGCCATGCAGCGCGCGTTTGAACTGTGCGCCGGCTGCCACACGGTGAAGGCCGGCGGCATCCATCGCTTCGGTCCCAACCTGCACGGGGTGCTCGGCCGACGTGCCGGCAGCCTGCCCGACTACGGCTATTCCGACGCCATGCGCCGCGCCGATTTCGTGTGGAGCGCGCAGACCCTGGACACCTTCCTGCAGTCACCCAGCCACATGGTGCCCGGCACGCGCATGTACAACGCGTTCCCCAGCGCGGAACGGCGCGCCCTGGTGATCGCCTACCTGCAGGAGCATGCCCAGTAG
- a CDS encoding electron transfer flavoprotein-ubiquinone oxidoreductase, whose translation MSAEANALPPREVMEFDVVIVGAGPAGLATAIRLRQRAIEAGRELSVCVLEKGSEPGAHVLSGAVMDPRALTELFPDWAERGAPLKQKVTRDEFLFLSETGSRSTPNALLPECFHNEGNYIISLGEVTRWLAQQAEALEVAIFPGFAAAEVLYGDNGEVVGVATGDMGIEKDGSIGPAFERGMALHAKYTIFGEGARGHLGRQLIARYKLDEGKDPQAYGIGIKELWQIDPAKHEPGLVVHAAGWPLDNDTYGGAFLYHADGGKVAVGYVVGLDYKNPWLSPFEEFQRFKTHPQIRKHLEGGTRIGYGARAITAGGLMSLPKTVFPGGALVGCEAGYLNVSRIKGSHAAIKTGMLCADAAFDALVADRQHDELSAYPQAFEASWLFTELQQAKNFKQWFKKGQTVATLMTGVEQWLLPKLGVRNPPWTLRHSTPDHACLEPASKHTRIAYPKPDGVLTFDRLSSVFLSSTNHDENQPSHLTLKDASIPVKVNLAEYAGPEARYCPAGVYEFVGEADNARLQINAQNCVHCKTCDIKDPTQNIVWVTPQGGGGPNYSGM comes from the coding sequence ATGAGCGCTGAAGCCAACGCCCTGCCCCCGCGTGAAGTAATGGAATTCGACGTGGTGATCGTCGGCGCCGGTCCTGCCGGCCTGGCCACCGCCATCCGCCTGCGCCAGCGCGCGATCGAAGCCGGCCGTGAACTGTCGGTGTGCGTGCTGGAAAAGGGCTCCGAGCCCGGCGCGCATGTGCTGTCCGGTGCGGTGATGGACCCGCGGGCACTGACCGAACTGTTCCCGGACTGGGCCGAACGCGGCGCGCCGCTGAAGCAGAAGGTCACCCGTGATGAGTTCCTGTTCCTCAGCGAGACCGGTTCGCGCAGCACGCCCAACGCGCTGCTGCCCGAATGCTTCCACAACGAAGGCAACTACATCATCAGCCTGGGCGAGGTGACCCGCTGGCTGGCGCAGCAGGCCGAGGCGCTGGAAGTGGCGATCTTCCCCGGCTTCGCCGCCGCCGAGGTGCTGTACGGCGACAACGGTGAAGTGGTCGGCGTGGCTACCGGCGACATGGGCATCGAAAAGGACGGCAGCATCGGTCCGGCCTTCGAACGCGGCATGGCCCTGCATGCCAAGTACACGATCTTCGGCGAAGGTGCGCGCGGCCACCTCGGCCGCCAGCTGATCGCCCGTTACAAGCTGGATGAAGGCAAGGACCCGCAGGCCTACGGCATCGGAATCAAGGAACTGTGGCAGATCGACCCGGCCAAGCATGAGCCGGGCCTGGTGGTGCACGCCGCCGGCTGGCCGCTGGACAACGACACCTATGGCGGCGCCTTCCTGTACCACGCCGACGGCGGCAAGGTGGCGGTGGGCTACGTGGTGGGCCTGGATTACAAGAACCCGTGGCTGAGCCCGTTCGAAGAGTTCCAGCGCTTCAAGACCCACCCGCAGATCCGCAAGCACTTGGAAGGCGGCACCCGCATCGGCTACGGCGCGCGCGCCATTACCGCCGGTGGCCTGATGTCGCTGCCGAAGACGGTGTTCCCCGGCGGCGCGCTGGTCGGCTGCGAGGCCGGCTACCTCAACGTCAGCCGCATCAAGGGCAGCCACGCGGCCATCAAGACCGGCATGCTGTGCGCTGACGCCGCCTTCGATGCGCTGGTGGCCGACCGCCAGCACGACGAACTGAGCGCCTACCCGCAGGCGTTCGAAGCCAGCTGGCTGTTCACCGAACTGCAGCAGGCCAAGAACTTCAAGCAGTGGTTCAAGAAGGGCCAGACCGTGGCCACCCTGATGACCGGCGTGGAACAGTGGCTGCTGCCCAAGCTGGGCGTGCGCAACCCGCCGTGGACCCTGCGCCACAGCACCCCGGACCATGCCTGCCTGGAACCGGCGTCCAAGCACACCCGCATTGCCTATCCCAAGCCCGACGGCGTGCTCACCTTCGACCGTCTCAGCTCGGTGTTCCTGAGCAGCACCAACCACGACGAAAACCAGCCCAGCCACCTGACCCTGAAGGACGCCAGCATTCCGGTGAAGGTGAACCTGGCCGAGTACGCCGGCCCGGAGGCGCGCTACTGCCCGGCCGGTGTGTACGAGTTCGTTGGCGAAGCCGACAACGCGCGGCTGCAGATCAACGCGCAGAACTGCGTGCACTGCAAGACCTGCGACATCAAGGACCCGACCCAGAACATCGTCTGGGTGACTCCGCAGGGCGGTGGCGGCCCCAACTACTCGGGCATGTAA